From the genome of Candidatus Nitrosocosmicus oleophilus, one region includes:
- a CDS encoding alcohol dehydrogenase catalytic domain-containing protein, with protein sequence MKSLVYHGTKDIRIDDKPKPRITDREDIILRVTSSAICGSDLHLYHGVTPGMEPGQTLGHEFMGVVRKSVRPCMRLKKETEL encoded by the coding sequence GTGAAATCACTAGTATATCATGGCACTAAGGATATCCGAATCGATGACAAACCCAAACCTCGAATAACAGATAGGGAAGACATAATATTGAGGGTAACATCTTCCGCGATTTGTGGCTCTGATTTACATCTTTATCATGGAGTGACTCCAGGAATGGAACCAGGACAAACTTTGGGTCACGAATTTATGGGAGTAGTTAGGAAGTCGGTCCGGCCGTGTATGAGATTAAAGAAGGAGACAGAGTTGTAA